A genomic window from Glycine max cultivar Williams 82 chromosome 17, Glycine_max_v4.0, whole genome shotgun sequence includes:
- the LOC100812097 gene encoding abscisic acid receptor PYL2: MASETHHHVQGLTPEELTQLEPIIKKYHLFEASSNKCFSIITHRIEAPASSVWPLVRNFDNPQKYKHFIKGCNMKGDGSVGSIREVTVVSGLPASTSTERLEILDDDKHVLSFRVVGGEHRLQNYRSVTSVNEFHKEGKVYTIVLESYIVDIPEGNTEEDTKMFVDTVVKLNLQKLGVVAMASSMNGR; encoded by the coding sequence ATGGCCTCGGAAACCCACCATCATGTGCAAGGCCTAACACCCGAGGAACTAACCCAACTTGAacctatcataaaaaaataccatCTATTCGAAGCATCTTCCAACAAATGTTTTTCCATAATAACACACCGGATTGAAGCACCCGCGAGCAGCGTGTGGCCCTTGGTCCGGAACTTCGACAACCCTCAGAAGTACAAACACTTCATCAAAGGGTGCAACATGAAAGGGGATGGCAGCGTTGGAAGTATTAGGGAAGTAACTGTGGTCTCGGGCCTCCCGGCCTCAACCAGTACCGAGAGGCTCGAGATTTTGGACGATGACAAACACGTCCTAAGTTTTAGGGTCGTTGGCGGCGAACACCGACTCCAAAACTATCGTTCAGTCACATCCGTGAACGAATTTCACAAAGAGGGTAAGGTTTATACTATTGTTTTGGAATCTTACATCGTAGATATACCTGAAGGGAATACGGAGGAAGATACCAAGATGTTTGTTGACACCGTGGTGAAACTCAATCTTCAAAAACTTGGGGTCGTGGCCATGGCTTCATCAATGAATGGACGATAA